A single Colias croceus chromosome 10, ilColCroc2.1 DNA region contains:
- the LOC123695006 gene encoding carbonic anhydrase-like, which translates to MAKLLIVAIFCSDLAGSVSIYGPVWTYDDESSWPGAFCKKGVKRQSPIDIRTNEVIRDFEKQFIKYGELNFTGYESVLMTGINNGHTIQFSTDGDNSMHPTLTGGPLKHRYRLEQFHFHWLSEHAINGEKFPMEIHFVHVRSDLKVSEALKKRDGLAIISVFCNVKADITVEEEEPSEELIQYIPQLMRTADRISGVLIDIRKLLTPDKRSYYTYLGSLTSPECNEVVVWIIFMKPIQITDALYRIFGKVGVGRHNFRSLQKVSHHLVFQPPPEMITTPKAVKVLNNAVRVIRDFFHNVTSFVSKGLKTR; encoded by the exons ATGGCTAAGTTATTAATTGTTGCTATCTTCTGCTCAG ATTTGGCTGGATCTGTCTCTATTTATGGGCCAGTGTGGACTTATGATG ATGAAAGTTCATGGCCCGGTGCGTTTTGCAAAAAGGGTGTGAAAAGACAGTCTCCTATAGACATACGGACAAACGAAGTGATCCGTGACTTCGAGAAGCAGTTCATTAAGTATGGAGAGCTGAATTTCACAGGATATGAGTCTGTTTTGATGACCGGGATCAATAATGGTCATacta TCCAATTCAGCACAGACGGCGACAACTCCATGCACCCGACGCTCACGGGCGGTCCTCTCAAGCATCGGTACAGGTTGGAGCAGTTCCACTTTCACTGGCTTTCCGAACACGCGATCAATGGAGAGAA ATTTCCAATGGAGATCCACTTCGTCCACGTCCGTTCAGACCTAAAGGTGTCAGAAGCACTCAAAAAGAGGGATGGGTTGGCTATCATCTCTGTATTTTGTAAC GTAAAAGCAGATATAACAGTAGAAGAAGAAGAGCCTTCGGAAGAATTGATTCAATACATTCCCCAGTTGATGAGAACAGCTGATAGGATCAGTGGCGTTCTCATTGATATCAG AAAGCTGTTAACTCCAGACAAACGCTCATACTACACGTATTTGGGCTCACTGACATCCCCTGAATGTAACGAGGTGGTGGTGTGGATTATATTCATGAAGCCTATTCAAATTACAGATGCATTG TACCGCATATTCGGCAAAGTGGGTGTCGGCCGGCACAACTTCCGCAGCCTGCAGAAGGTGTCCCACCACCTGGTCTTCCAGCCGCCCCCAGAGATGATCACCACCCCCAAAGCTGTGAAGGTGCTGAACAACGCGGTGCGAGTGATACGCGACTTCTTTCATAATGTTACgag TTTCGTCTCAAAAGGATTGAAAACAAGATAA